The proteins below come from a single Pseudomonas chlororaphis genomic window:
- a CDS encoding nucleoside hydrolase, with protein sequence MSVQPLTHVLVDTDVDFDDYLAIGYLLKHHAVKVEGITVTGVGAVHLSHGVANISHFLTLFEDPEVERIPVVAGFQRPMVYSNTFPFETRQAADQHYDARFPRANPNPTRTDAVAFLRETLENAKQPFTVLMIGGGTTWGHLFLQARTDRTLRDLLASKVERIVMMGGNLLPEYVQPGAGGNIIDTLGDTPYYTNKVAEWNIFVDPLGAQYVFGGGNRVQLVALNACNQIPISQDFVAQLSRIQNPVAQFLTQVLQSSTIAPGIGKYLYFWDPLAAVAVTDPRFVQFKRYGLKVEQELNEEQDTSGKLIPDSVSPPVDVALATAPGFVLALYLQTLAGRSLEATAEQQDQAPVFPSQH encoded by the coding sequence ATGTCGGTACAACCCCTCACACACGTGCTCGTCGATACTGATGTCGACTTCGACGACTACCTGGCCATCGGCTATTTGCTCAAGCACCACGCGGTCAAGGTCGAAGGCATCACCGTCACCGGCGTGGGTGCCGTGCACCTGAGCCATGGCGTGGCGAACATCAGCCACTTCCTCACGCTGTTCGAAGACCCTGAAGTCGAGCGGATCCCCGTGGTCGCCGGCTTCCAGCGGCCCATGGTCTACAGCAACACCTTTCCATTCGAAACTCGCCAGGCGGCGGACCAGCATTACGACGCACGGTTTCCCCGGGCGAACCCCAACCCCACGAGAACGGATGCGGTGGCCTTTCTCAGGGAAACCCTGGAGAACGCCAAGCAACCCTTTACCGTGCTGATGATCGGCGGCGGCACGACCTGGGGGCATTTGTTTTTGCAGGCCAGGACGGACAGGACGCTGCGAGACCTGCTGGCCAGCAAGGTCGAGCGCATCGTCATGATGGGTGGCAACCTGCTGCCGGAGTACGTCCAGCCCGGTGCCGGAGGGAACATCATCGATACCCTGGGCGACACGCCGTACTACACCAACAAAGTCGCCGAGTGGAACATTTTCGTTGACCCACTCGGCGCGCAATACGTCTTTGGCGGCGGGAACCGGGTGCAATTGGTTGCGCTGAACGCCTGCAACCAGATCCCCATCAGCCAGGATTTCGTCGCCCAGCTCTCGCGCATCCAAAACCCGGTCGCGCAGTTCCTCACCCAGGTCCTGCAAAGTTCGACCATCGCCCCCGGCATCGGCAAGTACCTGTACTTCTGGGATCCGCTGGCGGCCGTCGCGGTCACCGATCCGCGGTTCGTGCAGTTCAAGCGGTATGGGCTGAAGGTGGAGCAGGAACTGAACGAGGAGCAGGACACGAGCGGCAAGTTGATCCCCGACAGCGTCAGCCCGCCCGTCGACGTCGCCTTGGCGACAGCGCCCGGGTTCGTGCTTGCGTTGTACCTGCAGACGCTTGCGGGGCGGTCGTTGGAAGCCACGGCTGAGCAGCAGGACCAGGCGCCGGTGTTTCCCTCGCAGCATTAG